In the genome of Populus nigra chromosome 9, ddPopNigr1.1, whole genome shotgun sequence, one region contains:
- the LOC133702966 gene encoding uncharacterized protein LOC133702966 yields MSMPSLQIVTGRKQTEDFDTNPNPNPNQFISTAMEEYPEELRTPPVALVSLVGCTDHHSLISSFLNAEQPPINTLALPDFSKITLLLSKPTKSDPANNGGILKRDWLLKHRTRVPSVVAALFSSGHVSGDPAQWLQVCTDIENIKNATRPKNIKLIVVVVQSSSNDEISEDRMIALRKRAEIDAKYLVIFNASDDLLLKQSLDRLRGTFAELANVYYKDEGRKIKTRVEKKSFNSHELNVRYCFKVAVYAEFRRDWVEALRFYEDAYQILREMVGTAKKLPLIQRLVQIKTVAEQLHFKIATLLLHGGKVVEAITWFRQHNVSYRRLVGPTDVAFLHWEWMSRQFLVFAELLETSSKTIHSNSNTTLGTADLALTEWEFLPAYYYQLAAHYLKEKRSTLELSITMSETADEIDSNAESVAPSIYVGQFARLLEQGDALIMQSLTDEEYTHYAIAEGKRFQDSFEIIALLKKAYETFSNLKAQRMAHSCGFHMAKEYFWVGDLSNAKQLLDAVASLYRQEGWVTLLWEVLGYLRECSRKSGTVKEFVEYSLELAALPVSSDSGIQSLRYKECGPAGPASLAQREIIHKEVFELVSGETGLQSVEGNSDLKVNGENPLHLEIDLVSPLRLVLLASVAFHEPVTKPGASTSITVSLLSQLPLPVDIDKLEVQFNQSECNFVITNSESPSAAVSSGQQGWRIESAPSLALVTNKWLRLTYDVKPKQSGKLECIYVIAKMRPHFTICCGAESPASMEDLPLWKFEDRAETFPTKDPALAFSGQKAAQVEEPEPQVDLILGATGPALVGECFKIPVTVVSKDHAIFSGELKINLVDVKGGGLFSPREEEPFSMDSHHVELLGVSGPEGEDESLVGPDKIKKIQQSFGLVSVPVLKDGESWSCKLEIKWHRPKPVMLFVSLGYFPDSNESTSQRIHVHKSLQIEGKTAVVFSHQFMLPFRQDPLLLSRIKSVPGSDQLASLPLNETSVLVIGAKNSSEVPLLLQSMSIEVDDGVERPCTLQHSGMDLLSPAHLVPGEEFKKVFTVIPEVESTSLDLGSVSLRWRRNSEKEDLSTYAKKDWVLTKHKLPNIKVELPPLVLSLECPPYAVLGDPIMYLIKIRNQTQLLQEVKFSLADAQSFVLSGSHSDTVFVLPKSEHTLSYKLVPLASGSQQLPRVTVTSARYSATFQPAIAASTVFVFPSKPHFTTTDMGDNKLESI; encoded by the exons atgtccATGCCTTCCCTTCAAATCGTCACCGGCAGAAAACAGACTGAAGATTTTGAcacaaatccaaatccaaatccaaatcaaTTCATTTCAACAGCAATGGAAGAATATCCAGAAGAATTACGCACGCCACCGGTAGCACTGGTTTCACTAGTAGGCTGCACGGATCACCATTCGCTAATCTCCTCTTTTCTCAACGCTGAACAACCGCCGATAAACACTTTAGCCTTACCCGATTTCTCCAAAATCACTCTCCTCCTCTCCAAGCCGACCAAATCTGATCCAGCTAATAATGGAGGAATTTTAAAGAGAGATTGGCTACTTAAACATCGAACTCGAGTTCCGTCTGTCGTCGCTGCTCTTTTTAGCTCCGGTCATGTTTCTGGCGATCCTGCTCAATGGCTTCAAGTTTGTACTGACATTGAAAATATCAa AAATGCGACTCGGCCgaagaatattaaattgattgttgttgttgtgcaATCTTCTTCGAATG ATGAGATCAGTGAGGATCGAATGATTGCGTTACGCAAGCGTGCGGAAATTGATGCGAAATATCTTGTTATTTTCAATGCTAGTGATGATTTGCTACTGAAACAATCACTTGACAG GCTGCGAGGCACGTTTGCGGAATTAGCGAACGTGTATTATAAAGATGAAGGGCGGAAGATTAAAACTCGTGTTGAAAAGAAGAGTTTCAATTCTCATGAGTTGAATGTTCGCTATTGCTTTAAA GTTGCTGTATATGCAGAGTTCCGGAGAGATTGGGTTGAAGCTTTGAGGTTTTATGAGGATGCATATCAAATATTGCGGGAG ATGGTTGGGACAGCAAAGAAGTTGCCATTGATTCAACGCCTGGTTCAGATAAAAACTGTTGCAGAGCAATTGCATTTCAAAATAGCAACCCTGTTATTGCATGGTGGAAAGGTGGTAGAAGCAATTACATGGTTCCGCCAGCATAATGTTTCATACAGGAGGCTTGTAGGACCCACAGATGTTGCATTTCTTCACTGGGAATGGATGAGCAGACAATTTCTGGTATTTGCTGAATTGCTCGAGACAAGCTCAAAAACTATTCATAGCAATTCAAATACAACTTTAGGCACTGCAGACCTGGCTTTGACTGAGTGGGAATTTCTACCAGCTTATTATTATCAG TTAGCTGCACACTACTTGAAGGAGAAGAGAAGTACGTTGGAACTTTCAATAACAATGTCTGAAACTGCTGATGAAATTGATAGTAATGCTGAATCTGTTGCACCTTCTATTTATGTCGGTCAGTTTGCTCGGTTACTTGAGCAAGGGGATGCCTTAATCATGCAATC CCTTACTGATGAAGAGTACACTCATTATGCTATTGCAGAAGGaaaaagatttcaagattcCTTTGAAATTATTGCTCTTCTTAAAAAAGCTTATGAAACATTCTCTAATCTCAAAGCCCAGAGGATGGCCCACTCATGTGGGTTCCACATGGCAAAGGAATACTTTTGGGTAGGTGATTTAAGTAACGCAAAACAATTACTTGATGCTGTTGCATCTCTATACAGACAAGAGGGTTGGGTCACTTTGTTGTGGGAAGTCTTGGGTTATTTGCGAGAGTGCTCAAGGAAATCTGGTACAGTGAAAGAGTTCGTTGAGTATTCTCTTGAATTGGCTGCATTGCCTGTATCATCTGATTCTGGGATCCAGTCTCTCAGGTATAAAGAATGTGGTCCTGCTGGTCCTGCAAGTCTTGCGCAGAGAGAAATTATACACAAGGAGGTTTTTGAGCTTGTTAGCGGAGAAACCGGGTTACAGTCAGTTGAAGGCAATAGTGATCTCAAAGTGAATGGAGAAAATCCACTGCATCTTGAAATTGATCTCGTTAGTCCCCTTAGATTGGTACTTCTTGCTTCAGTTGCTTTTCACGAACCTGTTACTAAGCCAGGAGCATCCACCTCGATTACAGTGTCACTTCTATCACAATTACCTCTACCTGTTGACATAGATAAATTAGAAGTACAGTTTAATCAATCAGAGTGTAACTTTGTCATCACAAATTCTGAAAGCCCATCAGCTGCAGTATCCAGTGGCCAACAAGGTTGGCGAATTGAAAGTGCTCCTTCTTTGGCACTTGTTACAAACAAATGGCTGAGGTTAACGTATGACGTCAAACCAA AACAAAGTGGGAAGCTAGAGTGCATATATGTCATTGCAAAAATGAGACCCCACTTCACAATATGTTGTGGTGCTGAAAGTCCTGCTTCGATGGAGGATCTACCTCTTTGGAAGTTTGAAGACCGTGCTGAAACTTTTCCAACGAAGGATCCCGCTCTTGCATTTTCTGGTCAGAAGGCTGCCCAGGTTGAAGAACCAGAACCACAAGTGGATCTTATTTTAGGAGCTACTGGGCCAGCATTAGTTGGGGAATGCTTCAAAATTCCTGTCACTGTGGTCTCCAAGGACCATGCCATATTCTCTGGTGAGTTGAAAATCAATCTGGTAGATGTAAAAGGAGGTGGGCTGTTTAGTCCCAGGGAAGAGGAACCATTCTCTATGGACAGCCATCATGTTGAACTTCTTGGAGTTTCTGGGCCAGAAGGAGAAGATGAATCTCTAGTTGGTCCtgacaaaattaagaaaattcagcagtcttttggtttggtttctgtTCCGGTCTTAAAAGATGGAGAATCATGGTCCTGCAAGCTAGAAATTAAGTGGCATCGACCCAAACCGGTTATGCTCTTTGTATCATTAGGCTATTTTCCAGATAGCAATGAATCAACTTCACAAAGAATCCATGTCCACAAGAGCTTGCAAATTGAAGGAAAGACTGCTGTTGTGTTTAGCCATCAGTTTATGCTGCCATTCCGCCAGGATCCACTGTTGCTTTCAAGAATCAAGTCTGTCCCTGGATCAGATCAGTTGGCGTCACTTCCTCTTAATGAAACTAGTGTACTAGTCATTGGTGCCAAGAACAGCAGTGAGGTTCCTTTGCTATTACAGTCAATGTCTATTGAAGTGGATGATGGCGTTGAGAGGCCGTGTACCTTGCAACATAGTGGCATGGATCTTTTGAGTCCTGCCCATCTAGTTCCTGGAGAAGAGTTCAAAAAGGTTTTCACTGTCATTCCTGAAGTGGAATCTACAAGTCTTGATTTGGGGTCAGTGTCTCTAAGATGGAGGAGGAATTCTGAAAAGGAAGATCTGTCCACTTATGCAAAAAAAGATTGGGTTTTGACCAAACATAAACTTCCCAACATAAAAGTAGAGTTGCCCCCATTGGTATTGAGTCTGGAATGTCCTCCTTATGCTGTTCTTGGAGATCCCATTATGTACTTGATTAAAATTCGGAATCAAACACAGTTGCTTCAAGAGGTCAAGTTCTCACTGGCAGATGCACAGAGTTTTGTGTTATCTGGGTCTCACAGTGACACAGTTTTTGTTCTTCCAAAATCTGAGCACACCCTTAGCTACAAGCTTGTGCCATTGGCTTCAGGTTCACAACAATTGCCTCGAGTTACAGTGACCTCAGCAAGATATTCAGCTACATTTCAACCCGCAATCGCTGCATCTACTGTCTTTGTCTTCCCCTCTAAACCTCATTTCACGACAACTGATATGGGAGACAATAAACTGGAATCCATCTGA